TGACGGTTCCCCCATCCACCGAACAGCGTTCGGTTTCGACAGCGACCGCCTCGGGGGCCTCTCGAGTGTTCTGTGCGACCATCGAGTCGGCTCCGATCCGCGAGACTGTCACGGACTCGAGAGAGGATTCACCGGCGACCTCGAGCGTGACCGTCGTCGGTCCGGCGGTCGCATCGCGGTGGACGAGACAGGTGACGAGTCGGTTCTCGTCGGGGTGAGAAACAGTCACCGCATCGAGTTGTGGTACGTCAGTTGCGGGCTCGATTGCGCCGAACAGTTCGCCGGTGTGGTCGCCGACGGGCAGTTCGGTATTGTAGGTCCCACACTCCAGGTGCGTTTTGACTGGGTGAGCGCCGACCATCGAGAATGCCTCGCGGTGGACGTAGTATGCCGGATCGGTCCACACCCGCTCGCGGTCCTTCCGGAGTCCAGCACCGTGATTGCCGACCCCCGAGTGCGTGATCATGCCGATGAGTCCATCCGAGCGAATCGCCTCGAGCAGGAACGTGGCGTCGTAGACGGCTTCGGTCATGGTCTTGTTCGTCGGGATGTCCGTCCACTCGAGCGTGTCGTCGCCGTCACGTTCGTCGTCCGCGAGCGTGGTGAACAGTTGCAGTTCGGTGATCGCCAGTTTCGGCTCGTCGATACCGGCTGCACGCATCCGCTCGGCGACGGTCTCGTACTCCCGGCCGACCTGCTCGGCGAAGGCCATGTGTGCGTTGTACAACGCCTCGAGATCGGTGTCGGTCGAGACTGGATCGCCGACGAGCACGTGATCAGTTAGCCAGTCGAGGTCGTCCGCACACTCAGCGAGGAGTGGCTCGTTCCACTCTGTGAGGCGATTCCCACAGGCCAGCACCTCGATGTCGTCGTCGACGGCGGTCATCGCCTCGTGGAATCGAGCGAACCGGTCCGCGTAGCCGCCGGGCGTCGTCCAGGTGGTCTGCCACGGGCCGTAGACTTCGTTGCCGACCTCCCAGTAGGTCACGTCGTACGGTTCGGGGTGGCCGTGTTCGGCCCTGAGTCGACCGTATTCTGTCTCCTCCGGATCACCGTTACAGTATTCGACCCAGTTCGCGGCTTCCTCGGCCGTGCCGTTGCCCGCGTTCAGACAGATCATCGGCTCGCAGCCGACCGCTTCGCAGAAGTCCATGAACTCCGCCGTTCCGAATCGATTCGTCTCGAGGCCGGCCCAGGCCGGATTCGGCTTCGTCGGGCGTTCCTCGAGCGGGCCGACGGCGTCTTCCCAGTGATAGCCGGAGACGAAGTTGCCGCCTGGCCAGCGCAGCAGGGGGAGGTTGGCGTCCCGCAGGAACGACACGACGTCGGGGTCCGCCCGCGCGATGTGATCGTCCGGGAGCAACGAGATCCCGTCGAAAACGACGTTCGATCCCGGCTCCGGTCGAATCGTCACAGCGTACAACGCGTCGGGATCGTCGAACGCCGACTGCGGGCACTCGAGGTCGAACGCGGCGGTGGTCCAGTCAGTACCGACTGCCACCGATTGGGTGGTAAGTTCCGTCTCGAGGTCGCCATCGGCGGTCACCGTCCGAATGCCGATCTCGACCGTCGTCGGCTCGTTCCCGCGGGCGGTGAGTCGCCCCTCGAACGCACGCGTTCGATGCAGCGGAAGATAGCACCATTGGGCGATTGCGCTCTCGGAATCCGCGTCGGGCACAACCTCGATCCGCTGGGCGCGGTCCCCGGCGACGCCGACGTCCGGGCTAGTGCGAACGTCGTCGCGGGTCCCGCAGTGGACCCACCACAGCGCTAGCCCGTCGCGATAGGCCTCGAGCAGTCGCTCGTGGTCCGGATAGTCACGCCGCGTGGCGTACTCGGCGACGCGGTCATCGATCTCGTCGGCGTCGTGAACCGCCGGGCGGCCGCCGTCCGGTCCGGGGCCGTGAACCTGAAACTTCCAGCTTCCGAACGTCGGGTTGTGCAGAATCTCCGCCTCGAGCGTATTTTTCGCGTTTCGAGCGGTGTAGAGGTGTTCGCCGAACTTGCCGAGGAGTTTGGGATCGACGGTTGTCTCCCCGCGAACGGTCGGATCGACGGTCACCGTCGCTGTGTCGCTGTCGGAACTGTTGCTGTGCTCGACGAGTCTCGAGTCATCCATACGTCGCTAGAGGAAAATATCGTATTTAATTGTGTGTATTAGCGAACCCTCGTAGCGGTCTGTTCGTCCCCGTTCCGCGTTAGACTTCCTCGAACGGCCGAAACGGATCCCAGCGAAAGTACAGCCCAAGCGCTGCAATCGCAACCGAAATCGCCGTCACACCGAGCGTGAAGATGGCGATCACCCACGAACTCGAGCCGGGCTCGAGAAACGGAAGCAGTGCGACCGTCAGCACCGCAATCGTCAGGCTAACCGCGACCATGAACTTGTATACCACGCCACTGACGCGCATACGTCTCCCTTGCCGTCAACTGATAAAAAGCCACGGGTCGAGACGAGTCGCCGATTACTCGTCGAGTGTCGGCGAGTCCCAGTAGTCGTGGTCCTCGAGCGCTCTGTAACACCGTGTCGTGTGCTTGTCACCGACGGCGGTCGTCGGGGGCGCCGTTTTGCAGGCCTCTCGAGCCTTCGGACAGCGCGTGTGGAACCGACACCCTGCAGGCGGATTCTTCGGATCAGGGACGTCGATTGTCCGCAGCGGCGAGTCGGTATCGCGTTCGACATCCGGATGCAGATCCGGCGTCGCCCACATCAACACCTTCGTGTAGGGATGTTGTGGATTCGCGAGCACCTCGTCGACAGGGCCGATCTCGACGAGTTCGCCGAGGTACATAATCCCGATGCGCCCGTCGGCTTTCCCGGCCAGATAGCTGGCGTTCGAGAGGTTGTGCGAGATGAACAGGTACGACGTGTTAAATGCCTCCTGTAACTCGAGCATGAGATCCATCATGTCGATTCGCAGCGAGACGTCGAGCGCCGAGACGGCCTCGTCGGCGAGGATCAGATCCGGGTTCATCAACAGCGCGCGAATCAGCGCGATGCGCTGTTTCTCACCGCCGCTTAGCTGGTGTGGGAATCGGTTGGCGTAATCATCCGGCGGCGTCATGCCGACCCGCTCTAACATCTCGTAGATCCGTTCCCGGCGTTCGAACGTATCCATCTCCGGGTGCGTCACCTGCAGCGGACTCGAGAGTGAGTGACGGACGCTTTTGTTCGGGTTCAGCGACGAGCCTGGGTCCTGATGGATGATCTGGAGCGATTTGCGGACCTCGTCGAACGGAATCTCGGGATTGCGCTCGTCTTTGGCCGCCCAGATATCCTGCCCGCGATAGTGGACCGTCCCGCCGGTCGGGCGCTGGACGCCGATTGCCGTCTTGCCGAGTGTCGTCTTTCCACAGCCGCTTTCGCCGACCAGCGCGACGACGTCGTTCTCGGCGATTTCGAGCGAGATATCGTCGACTGCCCGAACCGTCTCCGGATCGGAGAACACGTCGAGAAAGCCCTGTTCCTCCTCGAAGTGGACGTTGACACCCTCGAGCGAGACGACGTGATCCGAACTACTCATCGACGCGCACCTCCTCGAGACTCAGCGGAATGACCTCGGGGACGCGCTCGCCGTAGTGACACGCGACGCGATGGTCGTCGGCGACGGCCTCGAGTGGCGGGTCCTCGGCGAGACACGTGTCGTCGCTCATCGGACAGCGAGGATGATACGAACAGCCCTCGGGCACGCTGACGGGGTCGGGAGCAGCGCCGTCGATGGGGCGCATCTTCGATCTGGGGGTGTCGAGGTTGGGGGTGGCGTTCAGCAGTGCACGCGTATACGGATGCATCGACCCGGTCAGCACCTCGTCGGC
The nucleotide sequence above comes from Natronolimnobius baerhuensis. Encoded proteins:
- a CDS encoding alpha-L-arabinofuranosidase C-terminal domain-containing protein; the protein is MDDSRLVEHSNSSDSDTATVTVDPTVRGETTVDPKLLGKFGEHLYTARNAKNTLEAEILHNPTFGSWKFQVHGPGPDGGRPAVHDADEIDDRVAEYATRRDYPDHERLLEAYRDGLALWWVHCGTRDDVRTSPDVGVAGDRAQRIEVVPDADSESAIAQWCYLPLHRTRAFEGRLTARGNEPTTVEIGIRTVTADGDLETELTTQSVAVGTDWTTAAFDLECPQSAFDDPDALYAVTIRPEPGSNVVFDGISLLPDDHIARADPDVVSFLRDANLPLLRWPGGNFVSGYHWEDAVGPLEERPTKPNPAWAGLETNRFGTAEFMDFCEAVGCEPMICLNAGNGTAEEAANWVEYCNGDPEETEYGRLRAEHGHPEPYDVTYWEVGNEVYGPWQTTWTTPGGYADRFARFHEAMTAVDDDIEVLACGNRLTEWNEPLLAECADDLDWLTDHVLVGDPVSTDTDLEALYNAHMAFAEQVGREYETVAERMRAAGIDEPKLAITELQLFTTLADDERDGDDTLEWTDIPTNKTMTEAVYDATFLLEAIRSDGLIGMITHSGVGNHGAGLRKDRERVWTDPAYYVHREAFSMVGAHPVKTHLECGTYNTELPVGDHTGELFGAIEPATDVPQLDAVTVSHPDENRLVTCLVHRDATAGPTTVTLEVAGESSLESVTVSRIGADSMVAQNTREAPEAVAVETERCSVDGGTVTLDLEPFTVAFLESEYE
- a CDS encoding ABC transporter ATP-binding protein — encoded protein: MSSSDHVVSLEGVNVHFEEEQGFLDVFSDPETVRAVDDISLEIAENDVVALVGESGCGKTTLGKTAIGVQRPTGGTVHYRGQDIWAAKDERNPEIPFDEVRKSLQIIHQDPGSSLNPNKSVRHSLSSPLQVTHPEMDTFERRERIYEMLERVGMTPPDDYANRFPHQLSGGEKQRIALIRALLMNPDLILADEAVSALDVSLRIDMMDLMLELQEAFNTSYLFISHNLSNASYLAGKADGRIGIMYLGELVEIGPVDEVLANPQHPYTKVLMWATPDLHPDVERDTDSPLRTIDVPDPKNPPAGCRFHTRCPKAREACKTAPPTTAVGDKHTTRCYRALEDHDYWDSPTLDE